The sequence CAAATCCGCGCACAACACACACATTATTTTTTTCTAGGACAACGCGCAACAAAATCACTAGCAATGGTGTTAAAGTCCACCCAACGCACGCCTTTATGGCGGTTGATGTATTGGATAATGCGCTCGTGCATTCTTAAGACTTGTGGTCTACCGCTCACATCTGGATGAATGGTCATACAAAAGATCGCATAATCCATCTCATGATAAACCCAATCAAACTGCTCTAACCAAAGTTCTTCGATATGGCGAGGTGGGATGAAGCCAAAACTATTAGGGGCTTTTTTGATAAACATCATGGGGGGCAGATCGTCTAAATACCAATTCCCCGGAATCTCTACCAAATCGGTTTCTTTGCCCCGCACCAAAGGTTTCATCCAATCCTTAGCCTCTAGGCTGTAATCAATCTTAGTCCAAGAATCTCCCACACGCACATAGTAGGGCGTGAAATCATTGTGCATCAAAGAGTGATCGTATTTAATCCCGTGTTTTAAGAGCAACTCATTAGTCACACTAGAAAACTCCCACCAAGGCGCGACATAACCTGTGGGGTTTTTGTCGGTTAAATTCTTAATCAGTCCAATGGTCTTGATCAAAACATCCTCTTCTTGTTTGGCTGTCATGACAATAGGATTTTCATGAGAATAGCCATGCAAGCCAATTTCATGTCCAGCTTCTACAATCATTTTAACCTGATCGGGAAAAGTCTCTATGGAGTGCCCCGGTATAAACCAAGTGGCAGGCAAATGATATTTTTTAAATAAATTCAAGAGCCTAGGAACCCCGATCTCACCAGCAAACAGCCCTCTTGAGATGTCATCAGGCGAATCCTCGCCCCCATAACTACCCAGCCAACCCGCTACAGCATCAATATCCACACCATAAGCCACCAAAATTTCTTTTGCCACTCTTTACTCCTTTATTTTTTAAGATGCATGTGTTTTAAGGGACTGCACCAAGCTAAGATCTCTTAGATAGGGAATCTCTTTTCTTTGATCGGCCACCATGTCCAAGTTAAGTTCTGCCACCAACACCTCATTGAAACTTTGCGCCTCGCACACCACGCTCCCCATGGGGTTGATAATCTTAGATCTTCCTGCAAACTCTAAATTTGCCTTGCTATAAGGGTGCTCCTCACTCCCACTTCGATTAGATGCCAACACAAAAGCCCCATTCTCTAATGCCCTAGCACGACTACCCAAATCCCACGCATAGCCCCTCCTTTGACTAAAGGCAGCACTGAAAATAAGCACTTCAGCACCTTGAAGTGCTAGTGCTCTAGAGCCCTCAGGAAAACCCACTTCATAGCAAATCTGTAAGCCTACTTTGACCTTAACACCCCCTAGGTTTATCTCAAAGACCGGGTAGTTTTCTCCGCGCTCGAAGCGATCGACCTCGTCTCCCCATAGATAAATCTTGCGGTATTTGCCCACCAACCCCTCCTTAGAGATGATGTAGGCACTATCATACAAACCCCCTCCCTCTTTTTCAATCCCACAACCTACTAGCACCACACCCGTTTGCTTAGCAAAGGCATGCATCTCTTGGAGTGTGGGAGATGACAAGCTTTCTAAGTGGCTTGCTAACTTTGCATCCTTGGGGTGCACACAATACCCGCTATCAAATAATTCCGGGAAGACAACTAATTGCGCCCCCTGCTCATATGCTTGGCTAGCTAAGTCTAAAGCTAGCTTAAGATTTTTTTCTAGCTCAAAAGAGAAAGCCTGTATCTGCACCACACCCGCAACAATCTTCCTTTGCATTTGCTCTCCTTCTTTGGAATTCAGTGCACTTAGAGTGAGTTTATTTAGAAATTATAAACATAGTTTCAATAAAGAGCTACATTAACCCCCACAACCGCTCCCAATCTCCAAACTATTTTTTGTTAATACTCCCAACCCCTAAACTTGCAATCTATGACCCTTTAAAAGCCCTTTAAAAACTCTCTTTTTGTTTATCACTCCCTAACCTTTGTGATGTTCTCCCAATAGTAACAGCGGTTGCGTAGGATATGAAACAAATTAGAGAGATAGCTATCGTGGCTTAGGGT is a genomic window of Helicobacter sp. NHP19-012 containing:
- a CDS encoding polysaccharide deacetylase family protein, giving the protein MAKEILVAYGVDIDAVAGWLGSYGGEDSPDDISRGLFAGEIGVPRLLNLFKKYHLPATWFIPGHSIETFPDQVKMIVEAGHEIGLHGYSHENPIVMTAKQEEDVLIKTIGLIKNLTDKNPTGYVAPWWEFSSVTNELLLKHGIKYDHSLMHNDFTPYYVRVGDSWTKIDYSLEAKDWMKPLVRGKETDLVEIPGNWYLDDLPPMMFIKKAPNSFGFIPPRHIEELWLEQFDWVYHEMDYAIFCMTIHPDVSGRPQVLRMHERIIQYINRHKGVRWVDFNTIASDFVARCPRKK
- a CDS encoding carbon-nitrogen hydrolase family protein, producing MQRKIVAGVVQIQAFSFELEKNLKLALDLASQAYEQGAQLVVFPELFDSGYCVHPKDAKLASHLESLSSPTLQEMHAFAKQTGVVLVGCGIEKEGGGLYDSAYIISKEGLVGKYRKIYLWGDEVDRFERGENYPVFEINLGGVKVKVGLQICYEVGFPEGSRALALQGAEVLIFSAAFSQRRGYAWDLGSRARALENGAFVLASNRSGSEEHPYSKANLEFAGRSKIINPMGSVVCEAQSFNEVLVAELNLDMVADQRKEIPYLRDLSLVQSLKTHAS